A window of Theropithecus gelada isolate Dixy chromosome 14, Tgel_1.0, whole genome shotgun sequence contains these coding sequences:
- the MSANTD4 gene encoding myb/SANT-like DNA-binding domain-containing protein 4: MKQLKRKRKSNFSVQETQTLLKEITKRKEVIFSKQLNTTINVMKRMAWEEIAQCVNAVGEGEQRTGTEVKRRYLDWRALMKRKRMKANIKLVGSGFPLPSSDLDDSLTEEIDEKIGFRNDANFDWQNVADFRDAGGSLTEVKVEEEERDPQSPEFEIEEEEEMLSSVIPDSRRENELPDFPHIDEFFTLNSTPSRSAYDEPHLLVNIEKQKLELEKRRLDIEAERLQVEKERLQIEKERLRHLDMEHERLQLEKERLQIEREKLRLQIVNSEKPSLENELGQGEKSMLQPQDIETEKLKLERERLQLEKDRLQFLKFESEKLQIEKERLQVEKDRLRIQKEGHLQ, from the exons ATGAAgcagttgaaaagaaaaaggaaaagcaattttAGTGTTCAAGAAACTCAGACCCTTttgaaagaaattacaaaaaggaaagaagtcattTTTTCCAAACAGCTCAATACAACAATTAACGTGATGAAGCGAATGGCTTGGGAAGAGATTGCACAGTGTGTGAATGCTGTAGGAGAAGGAGAACAGAGGACAGGGACAGAGGTGAAAAGAAGGTACCTTGACTGGCGAGCACTTATGAAGAGAAAGAGGATGAAGGCCAACATTAAGCTGGTCGGTTCGGgatttccccttccctcctctgatTTAGATGACTCTCTCACTGAAGAGATAGATGAAAAGATTGGATTCCGAAATGATGCAAATTTTGACTGGCAAAATGTGGCAGATTTCAGGGATGCAGGTGGATCCTTAACTGAGGTCaaggtggaagaggaagaaagggatcCGCAGAGTCCTGAA TTTGaaattgaggaggaggaagaaatgttGTCATCCGTCATACCAGATTCCAGGAGAGAAAATGAACTTCCCGATTTCCCCCACATTGATGAGTTTTTTACCCTTAACTCAACACCATCTAGATCTGCATATGATGAGCCTCATTTGCTTGTAAATATTGAGAAACAGAAACTAGAGTTAGAGAAACGACGACTGGATATTGAGGCTGAAAGACTGCAGGTAGAAAAGGAACGCCTACAAATTGAGAAAGAGAGGCTGCGGCATTTAGACATGGAGCATGAGCGACTTCAGCTGGAGAAGGAGCGGCTGCAGATTGAAAGAGAGAAGTTGAGGTTACAGATAGTCAATTCAGAGAAACCGTCCTTGGAAAATGAACTTGGTCAAGGAGAAAAATCCATGCTTCAACCACAGGACATAGAAACAGAGAAGTTAAAACTTGAGCGAGAACGCTTGCAACTAGAAAAGGATAGACTGCAGTTTTTGAAATTTGAATCTGAGAAACTGCAGATTGAAAAGGAACGCTTACAAGTAGAGAAAGACAGACTTCGAATTCAGAAAGAAGGACACTTGCAGTGA